From the genome of Canis lupus baileyi chromosome 32, mCanLup2.hap1, whole genome shotgun sequence, one region includes:
- the ICE2 gene encoding little elongation complex subunit 2 isoform X7: MSSMMAMGEPRLNWDVSPKNGLKTFFSQENYKDHSMAPSLKELYVLSNRRIGENLNASASSVENEPAVSSATQAKEKVKTTVGMILLPKPRVPYPRFSRFSQREQRSYVDLLVKYAKIPANSKAVGINKNDYLQYLDMKKHVNEEVTEFLKFLQNSAKKCAQDYNLLSDDARLFTEQILRACTEQVKKYPEFYTLHEVTSLMGFFPFRIEMGLKLEKTLLALGSVKYVKTVFPSMPVKLQLSKDDIATTETPEKTAAAMHYDISKDPNAEKLVSRYHPQIALTSQSLFTLLNNHGPNYKEQWEIPVCIQVIPVAGSKPVKVIYINSPLPQKKMTMRERNQIFHEVPLKFMMSKNTSVPVSAVFMDKPEDYMSEMDSIFGNAPWILGREKMSYEVNECRKIESLENLDLDFDGDVTELETFGVNTTKPSKSPSPASISTVPNTTDTPTAPSTATTSVVPTAPDISAHSRSLSQILMEQLQKEKQLVTGMDGGPEECRNKDDQGFVPCGEKPSNSDNFLVQDNNLKMSDSLQLESSTEIETCHKNDLTTDKVYAPEKLNVLENTDNSKEKTITSEPVRSEDVILCNSDTDEDCLIIDTECQNNSNGKTTDKNSNLSSKPASPNSSSAQASVGNQTNATCSLEESCVLKKPIKRVYKKFDPVGEILKMQDELLKPISRKIPEVPLMNLENSKQPPASEQSALSDASSWPKSVWPSAFQKPKGRLPYELQDYVEDTSEYVAPQEGNFVYKLFSLQDLLLLVRCSVQRIETRPRSKKRKKIRRQFPVYVLPKVEYQACYGVEALTESELCRLWTESLLHSNCSFYVACAFFHYNGVVEIMLNVGIRRYMYDYYIFSNSFTLVRII, from the exons ATGAGCTCCATGATGGCCATGGGGGAACCAAGGCTGAACTG GGATGTTTCCCCCAAAAATGGCCTTAAGACATTTTTCTctcaagaaaattataaagaccATTCCATGGCTCCAAGTTTAAAAGAACTATATGTTTTATCTAAcag acgtATAGGAGAAAATTTGAATGCCTCAGCAAGTTCTGTAGAAAATGAGCCGGCAGTTAGTTCAGCAActcaagcaaaggaaaaagttaaaacCACAGTTGGAATGATTCTTCTtccaaaaccaagagttcctTATCCTCGTTTCTCTCGTTTctcacagagagagcagaggagttATGTGGACTTGTTGGTTAAATACGCAAAAATTCCTGCAAATTCCAAAGCtgttggaataaataaaaatgactactTGCAGTACTTG gatatgAAAAAACATGTGAATGAAGAAGTTACTGAATTCCTAAAGTTTTTGCAGAATTCTGCAAAGAAATGTGCACAGGATTATAATCTGCTTTCTGATGATGCTCGTCTCTtcacagag cAAATTTTAAGAGCTTGCACTGAACAAGTGAAAAAGTATCCAGAGTTCTATACTCTCCATGAAGTCACTAGCTTAATGGGATTCTTCCCCTTCAGAATAGAGATGGGATTAAAGTTAGAAAAAACTCTTCTTGCATTG GGCAGtgtaaaatatgtgaaaacaGTATTTCCCTCAATGCCTGTGAAGTTACAGCTCTCAAAAGATGACATAGCCACCACTGAGACACCAGAAAAAACAGCTGCAGCTATGCATTAT GATATTAGTAAAGATCCAAATGCAGAGAAGCTTGTTTCAAGATATCACCCTCAGATAGCTCTAACTAGTCAatcattatttacattattaaataATCATGGACCAAACTACAAGGAACAGTGGGAAATTCCTGTGTGTATTCAAGTAATACCTGTTGCAG gtTCAAAACCGGTTAAAGTAATTTATATTAATTCACCACTTCcccaaaagaaaatgacaatgagagagagaaatcaaatcTTCCATGAAGTTCCATTAAAATTCATGATGTCCAAAAACACATCTGTTCCAGTCTCTGCAGTATTTATGGACAAACCGGAAGATTATATGTCTGAAATGGAT TCCATCTTTGGAAATGCCCCTTGGATTCTTGGGAGGGAAAAG atgTCTTATGAAGTTAATGAGTGCCGAAAGATTGAGTCCCTTGAAAATTTGGACCTGGATTTTGATGGTGATGTCACAGAACTTGAAACTTTTGGAGTAAACACCACCAAACCATCAAAGTCACCAAGTCCAGCAAGTATTTCCACAGTACCCAACACGACAGATACTCCCACAGCTCCCAGCACAGCAACCACATCTGTGGTACCAACTGCACCAGACATCTCTGCTCATTCTAGAAGTTTATCTCAGATTCTGATGGAACAGTTGCAAAAGGAGAAACAGCTGGTGACTGGTATGGACGGTGGCCCTGAAGAGTGCAGAAATAAAGATGATCAGGGATTTGTACCATGTGGTGAAAAGCCATCAAATTCTGACAACTTTTTGGTGCAGGATAATAACTTGAAAATGTCTGATTCTTTACAGTTAGAAAGTTCTACAGAAATTGAAACTTGTCATAAAAATGATTTGACTACTGATAAGGTATATGCCCCTGAAAAACTGAATGTTCTAGAGAACACAGACAATTCAAAGGAAAAGACTATTACCTCAGAACCAGTAAGAAGTGAAGATGTAATTCTTTGCAATAGTGATACAGATGAAGACTGTTTAATCATTGATACAGAATGTCAAAATAATAGTAATGGAAAGACAACTGATAAGAATTCTAATTTAAGTTCTAAACCAGCTAGCCCCAATTCTTCCTCAGCACAGGCCTCTGTAGGAAACCAGACTAATGCTACTTGTAGTCTTGAAGAgtcatgtgttttaaaaaaacctattaaACGAGTATATAAAAAATTTGATCCAgttggagaaattttaaaaatgcaggatGAACTCCTGAAACCAATTTCCAGAAAAATACCTGAAGTGCCCTTaatgaatttggaaaattctaAACAACCTCCTGCTTCTGAGCAATCTGCTCTTTCAGATGCTTCTAGTTGGCCAAAATCTGTATGGCCTTCTGCATTTCAGAAGCCAAAAGGAC gattgccATATGAACTTCAGGACTATGTTGAAGATACATCAGAATATGTAGCTCCCCAGGAAGGAAATTTTGTTTACAAGTTATTTAGCCTGCAAGACCTGTTGTTACTTGTGCGATGCAGTGTCCAGAGGATAGAGACCAGACCACGTTCTAAAAAACGGAAGAAAATCAGAAGA
- the ICE2 gene encoding little elongation complex subunit 2 isoform X10: MSSMMAMGEPRLNWDVSPKNGLKTFFSQENYKDHSMAPSLKELYVLSNRRIGENLNASASSVENEPAVSSATQAKEKVKTTVGMILLPKPRVPYPRFSRFSQREQRSYVDLLVKYAKIPANSKAVGINKNDYLQYLDMKKHVNEEVTEFLKFLQNSAKKCAQDYNLLSDDARLFTEQILRACTEQVKKYPEFYTLHEVTSLMGFFPFRIEMGLKLEKTLLALGSVKYVKTVFPSMPVKLQLSKDDIATTETPEKTAAAMHYDISKDPNAEKLVSRYHPQIALTSQSLFTLLNNHGPNYKEQWEIPVCIQVIPVAGSKPVKVIYINSPLPQKKMTMRERNQIFHEVPLKFMMSKNTSVPVSAVFMDKPEDYMSEMDSHQRANKIGNYRAEILEETRIQKGKSLTQSHVCPE, from the exons ATGAGCTCCATGATGGCCATGGGGGAACCAAGGCTGAACTG GGATGTTTCCCCCAAAAATGGCCTTAAGACATTTTTCTctcaagaaaattataaagaccATTCCATGGCTCCAAGTTTAAAAGAACTATATGTTTTATCTAAcag acgtATAGGAGAAAATTTGAATGCCTCAGCAAGTTCTGTAGAAAATGAGCCGGCAGTTAGTTCAGCAActcaagcaaaggaaaaagttaaaacCACAGTTGGAATGATTCTTCTtccaaaaccaagagttcctTATCCTCGTTTCTCTCGTTTctcacagagagagcagaggagttATGTGGACTTGTTGGTTAAATACGCAAAAATTCCTGCAAATTCCAAAGCtgttggaataaataaaaatgactactTGCAGTACTTG gatatgAAAAAACATGTGAATGAAGAAGTTACTGAATTCCTAAAGTTTTTGCAGAATTCTGCAAAGAAATGTGCACAGGATTATAATCTGCTTTCTGATGATGCTCGTCTCTtcacagag cAAATTTTAAGAGCTTGCACTGAACAAGTGAAAAAGTATCCAGAGTTCTATACTCTCCATGAAGTCACTAGCTTAATGGGATTCTTCCCCTTCAGAATAGAGATGGGATTAAAGTTAGAAAAAACTCTTCTTGCATTG GGCAGtgtaaaatatgtgaaaacaGTATTTCCCTCAATGCCTGTGAAGTTACAGCTCTCAAAAGATGACATAGCCACCACTGAGACACCAGAAAAAACAGCTGCAGCTATGCATTAT GATATTAGTAAAGATCCAAATGCAGAGAAGCTTGTTTCAAGATATCACCCTCAGATAGCTCTAACTAGTCAatcattatttacattattaaataATCATGGACCAAACTACAAGGAACAGTGGGAAATTCCTGTGTGTATTCAAGTAATACCTGTTGCAG gtTCAAAACCGGTTAAAGTAATTTATATTAATTCACCACTTCcccaaaagaaaatgacaatgagagagagaaatcaaatcTTCCATGAAGTTCCATTAAAATTCATGATGTCCAAAAACACATCTGTTCCAGTCTCTGCAGTATTTATGGACAAACCGGAAGATTATATGTCTGAAATGGAT aGTCATCAAAGAGCTAACAAGATAGGAAATTACAGGGCTGAGATTCTAGAGGAGACCAGAATCCAGAAAGGTAAGTCTTTAACTCAGAGTCATGTTTGCCCTGAATGA